A DNA window from Zingiber officinale cultivar Zhangliang chromosome 3A, Zo_v1.1, whole genome shotgun sequence contains the following coding sequences:
- the LOC122050560 gene encoding uncharacterized protein LOC122050560 — protein sequence MGTELRFSTAFHPQTDGQSECTIQTLEDLLRSCVMDFGGSWEDHLHLVEFAYNNGYHSTIQMAPFEALYGRACRSPTLWDKVGESSILGSQHIQRDAELILERIGEVAYQLALPPSLAGVHDVFNVSMLRKYVPHPTHILTDVSITLQPDVTYEEVPVRILDRKERQLWNKTSRLVKVGWEHHSDDEVTWELEDEIRAQYPHLFNEEVATVNFSPEGSIAREVYGQEEQIGVPATLGSESPDPKLDHS from the exons ATGGGTACGGAACTCCGTTTTAGTACTGCATTTCACCCTCAAACAGATGGGCAGTCGGAGTGCACTATCCAGACATTGGAGGATCTATTGAgatcttgtgttatggacttcggtGGTAGCTGGGAGGATCATTTGCACTTGGTGGAGTTTGCATATAACAACGGTTACCACTCAACGATTCAGATGGCACCATtcgaggcattgtatggcagagcatgtagatctcctaCTTTGTGGGACAAAGTCGGAGAATCGTCAATCTTGGGCTCACAGCATATTCAGAGAGATGCAGAGTTG atacttgagaggaTTGGTGAGGTAGCTTATCAATTAGCGCTGCCACCATCACTTGCCGGGGTGCATGATGTATTtaacgtatctatgttgaggaagtACGTGCCACACCCTACGCATATTTTGACAGATGTATCGATCACCCTTCAGCCAGATgtaacatatgaggaggttccagtacggATATTGGATCGCAAGGAACGCCAGTTGTGGAATAAGACCAGCCGATTGGTCAAGGTTGGATGGGAGCATCATTCAGATGATGAGGTGACCTGGGAGCTGGAGGATGAGATCCGAGCGCAGTACCCACATTTGTTTAATGAAG AGGTCGCGACGGTGAACTTTTCTCCGGAGGGCAGCATCGCGCGAGAAGTCTACGGCCAAGAGGAACAGATCGGAGTTCCGGCGACACTAGGGAGTGAATCGCCGGACCCTAAACTCGATCACAGCTGA